A section of the Streptomyces xinghaiensis S187 genome encodes:
- a CDS encoding glycosyltransferase: MPETGTAAGRRVLLVSTNYAPEQAGIGPYATQIAEHWAAGGRIETHVLAGIPHYPAWRADPAYRGVWRREETRAGVRVHRRRHTVPPRQTAVRRALYEASILAGGLLAPPRMGRPDAVVAQLPSLAGGVLGARIAGRHGVPYVPVVQDLMGAAAAQSGIRGGDRAAAAAAAVERRVLGRATLVGVIHETFTDKVAAMGVDPGRIRLVPNWSHVARPSRPRAETRARLGWDADRTVVLHSGNMGLKQGLEVLVGAARAEPGVDIVLMGDGNQRERLQGLGRGLPNLRFLPPAGEAEFPDVLAAADVLAVTQRASVLDMSIPSKLTSYFAAGRPVVASVAEEGGTAGEVRRSGAGVLVPPEDPDALLDAVRKLAADPAAADALGARGPIYVDAHLSREAGLARITGLLDEALETHPSPRGPR, from the coding sequence ATGCCGGAGACCGGTACGGCCGCGGGGAGACGGGTTCTGCTCGTCTCCACCAACTACGCGCCAGAGCAGGCCGGAATAGGGCCGTACGCCACGCAGATCGCCGAACACTGGGCCGCCGGCGGGCGGATCGAGACCCATGTCCTCGCGGGCATCCCGCACTATCCCGCCTGGCGGGCCGATCCGGCGTACCGCGGCGTCTGGCGCCGCGAGGAGACCCGCGCCGGCGTGCGGGTCCACCGTCGCCGGCACACCGTGCCGCCCCGGCAGACCGCCGTGCGCCGGGCCCTGTACGAGGCGTCCATACTCGCCGGGGGACTGCTCGCACCGCCCCGGATGGGCCGGCCCGACGCCGTGGTCGCCCAGCTGCCGAGCCTCGCCGGCGGCGTCCTCGGCGCCCGGATCGCCGGCCGGCACGGCGTCCCGTACGTTCCCGTCGTCCAGGACCTCATGGGCGCCGCCGCGGCACAGAGCGGCATCCGCGGCGGTGACCGCGCCGCCGCCGCGGCCGCCGCGGTCGAGCGCCGCGTGCTCGGCCGGGCGACCCTGGTCGGCGTCATCCACGAGACGTTCACCGACAAGGTGGCCGCCATGGGCGTGGACCCGGGGCGCATCCGGCTGGTGCCCAACTGGTCGCACGTGGCCCGCCCTTCGCGGCCCCGGGCCGAGACCCGCGCCCGGCTCGGCTGGGACGCCGACCGCACCGTCGTGCTGCACTCCGGCAACATGGGCCTCAAGCAGGGGCTGGAGGTGCTCGTCGGCGCGGCCCGCGCCGAACCGGGCGTCGACATCGTCCTCATGGGGGACGGCAACCAGCGCGAACGGCTCCAGGGCCTCGGCCGGGGGCTGCCGAACCTGCGCTTCCTCCCGCCCGCCGGGGAGGCCGAGTTCCCCGACGTCCTCGCCGCGGCCGATGTCCTGGCCGTCACCCAGCGCGCCTCCGTCCTGGACATGAGCATCCCGTCCAAACTCACCTCCTACTTCGCCGCCGGCCGGCCCGTGGTCGCCTCCGTCGCGGAGGAGGGGGGCACCGCCGGGGAGGTGCGGCGCTCCGGGGCGGGCGTGCTCGTCCCCCCGGAGGACCCGGACGCGCTGCTGGACGCGGTCCGGAAACTGGCCGCCGACCCCGCCGCGGCCGACGCGCTCGGCGCCCGCGGCCCCATCTACGTCGACGCCCACCTCAGCCGTGAGGCCGGGCTGGCCCGGATCACCGGGCTCCTCGACGAGGCACTGGAGACACACCCGAGCCCGAGGGGACCCCGCTGA
- a CDS encoding lipopolysaccharide biosynthesis protein — protein sequence MTVVQPGAQQGPDEPDLLRDQFRQLLRYRVLLVAGVVLGLLGGAWTALAGGAAYTATSEVTVRSASFDPFSPGGGNPEKEVSMGSERQTALSNAVAARAAKELGDPDRVARLQDGLQVTNPPNTLVLRFSYTDGSPRTAATAANALTQAYLDNRRDQTQSVIDNMIQGYEEQLEPLKKQRDKLAEQIDGLGEGRALDTTLSVQSGVIGRISELNSSITKLKAVDTTPGFVVRTATPPAAASGPGLPLLLGLGGAVGIGIGLVAAWVRLVFDPTARSQSDVVRALHAPVLGTLPRPRRKQPRRLLAQGRVAEEYRSIAFRLAYDQGFAERRRLLVVAPRGPIDTAAEASVNLTACFVEMGRDVLLVEADLRTPGLAHKLRSAEGVRPGWARTPARGDNGWPTGLQIPIDAGESGAFDLVPGSKVRNVARALTSGPATRLFAEAESPGTVVVVLAPAVLSYADAIALADRVDGVLVVCDPREVRRDDLARVRELVSGAGGTVLGALLHSEDSARRRRVPDLRLRLRRRGRGAERPRPAADTGGTGTGRDTAAESAPGSGAGPGTAPGGGADQQRVAWPTAGEGAGGPGEEGDRSGDPARPARR from the coding sequence ATGACGGTGGTACAGCCCGGCGCCCAGCAGGGGCCCGACGAGCCGGACCTGCTGCGCGACCAGTTCCGCCAACTGCTGCGCTACCGCGTGCTGCTCGTGGCCGGCGTCGTCCTCGGCCTGCTCGGCGGGGCCTGGACCGCCCTCGCCGGCGGCGCCGCCTACACGGCCACCAGCGAGGTGACCGTGCGCTCGGCCAGCTTCGACCCCTTCTCGCCCGGCGGCGGCAACCCCGAGAAGGAGGTCAGCATGGGCTCCGAGCGCCAGACGGCGCTCAGCAACGCCGTCGCCGCCCGCGCCGCGAAGGAGCTGGGCGACCCCGACCGCGTCGCGCGGCTGCAGGACGGCCTCCAGGTCACCAACCCGCCCAACACCCTGGTCCTGCGCTTCTCCTACACCGACGGCTCCCCGCGGACGGCCGCGACGGCCGCCAACGCCCTCACCCAGGCCTACCTCGACAACCGGCGCGACCAGACCCAGTCCGTGATCGACAACATGATCCAGGGCTACGAGGAGCAGCTCGAACCGCTGAAGAAGCAGCGCGACAAGCTCGCCGAGCAGATCGACGGGCTCGGCGAGGGCCGGGCCCTGGACACGACGCTCTCCGTGCAGTCCGGCGTCATCGGCAGGATCTCCGAGCTCAACAGCAGCATCACCAAGCTCAAGGCGGTGGACACCACCCCCGGCTTCGTGGTCCGCACCGCCACCCCGCCGGCCGCGGCCTCCGGCCCCGGGCTGCCGCTGCTGCTCGGCCTCGGCGGCGCCGTCGGCATCGGCATCGGCCTGGTCGCCGCCTGGGTGCGGCTGGTCTTCGACCCCACCGCCCGCTCCCAGAGCGACGTGGTCCGTGCCCTGCACGCACCCGTGCTCGGCACGCTCCCCCGGCCGCGGCGGAAGCAGCCGCGGCGGCTGCTGGCCCAGGGCCGGGTCGCCGAGGAGTACCGCTCGATCGCCTTCCGCCTCGCCTACGACCAGGGCTTCGCCGAACGGCGGCGGCTGCTCGTCGTCGCCCCGCGCGGTCCCATCGACACCGCCGCCGAGGCCTCCGTCAACCTCACCGCCTGCTTCGTGGAGATGGGCCGGGACGTCCTCCTCGTCGAGGCCGACCTGCGCACCCCGGGCCTCGCCCACAAGCTGCGCTCCGCCGAGGGCGTACGGCCCGGCTGGGCCCGCACCCCCGCCCGCGGCGACAACGGCTGGCCGACCGGGCTGCAGATACCCATCGACGCGGGGGAGTCCGGCGCCTTCGACCTGGTGCCCGGCAGCAAGGTGCGCAACGTCGCCCGCGCGCTCACCTCCGGGCCCGCCACCCGGCTGTTCGCCGAGGCGGAATCCCCCGGGACCGTGGTCGTCGTCCTCGCGCCCGCCGTGCTCTCGTACGCCGACGCGATAGCGCTCGCCGACCGCGTCGACGGGGTGCTCGTGGTCTGCGACCCGCGCGAGGTGCGGCGCGACGACCTGGCCCGGGTCCGCGAACTCGTCAGCGGCGCGGGCGGCACGGTCCTCGGAGCGCTGCTGCACTCCGAGGACTCCGCCCGCCGCCGCCGCGTCCCCGACCTCCGCCTCCGCCTCCGCCGCCGCGGGCGCGGCGCGGAGCGTCCCCGCCCGGCCGCGGACACCGGCGGCACGGGCACCGGCCGCGACACCGCGGCGGAGTCCGCGCCGGGATCCGGTGCCGGGCCCGGGACCGCGCCGGGAGGCGGCGCGGACCAGCAGCGGGTCGCCTGGCCCACCGCCGGGGAGGGGGCCGGCGGCCCGGGTGAGGAGGGCGACCGCAGCGGGGACCCGGCCCGCCCGGCCCGCCGGTGA
- a CDS encoding O-antigen polysaccharide polymerase Wzy family protein, whose protein sequence is MAVDLPAGPAGAAGRAGPGKAGPADGPGKGPGSGPGKGPGNVPPASGGGPGAPGGPPAPGPSVPGPPAPAPPSATDSAPRAVLSRALSVPLILGLVFGLPAVVSAQYGDGVRDEAYWLQLALTCYAGARLSAMVLTARRRLIQGAFWLFCYIAMGVAPLAQAVLGRTPTPVVGPRSDTVLAIALVLLGCVAFDVGVLLARHRPALRIRWSPPAASVGRRRLYLLILLAYAGSGLFIVQLGGPAVFFESRQEISESIGASGAGGGDGNVGSAFLRGFGTVPALLALLFLLRWLVTSKVPRRSPVILLLLAGLVVVNAVVNNPVSNPRYWFLTVAFAILFTAFPKSPVMYRTSLALGVIAALLLFPFMDRFRYDEEGRKAVESSSFVEPLTLKDYDQIGMFANTITFVDSGAGHSYGRQLAGTTFFFVPRSLWDGKPLDSGVRVGQWMGMTNTNLSSPLWAELWLDFGSGGMVAGFLGLGYLCARGDRRYALRTVDDERPGNITAAVIPLIAGYSFILLRGPLLQAAGRIGIALFCLALVTTFRSDVRKLLR, encoded by the coding sequence ATGGCAGTCGACCTGCCGGCGGGACCGGCCGGAGCGGCGGGACGGGCCGGACCGGGGAAAGCCGGACCGGCGGACGGGCCGGGCAAGGGGCCGGGCAGCGGGCCGGGCAAGGGGCCGGGAAACGTCCCGCCCGCGTCCGGCGGCGGCCCGGGCGCGCCCGGCGGACCGCCCGCGCCGGGCCCGTCCGTACCCGGACCGCCCGCGCCCGCACCGCCGTCCGCCACCGACTCCGCGCCGCGCGCCGTGCTCTCCCGGGCGCTGTCCGTCCCGCTGATCCTCGGGCTGGTCTTCGGACTGCCCGCCGTGGTGTCCGCCCAGTACGGCGACGGGGTGCGGGACGAGGCGTACTGGCTGCAGCTGGCCCTCACCTGCTACGCCGGTGCCCGGCTCTCCGCGATGGTGCTGACGGCCCGGCGCCGGCTGATCCAGGGCGCCTTCTGGCTGTTCTGCTACATCGCCATGGGCGTGGCCCCGCTCGCGCAGGCCGTGCTCGGCCGCACGCCCACCCCGGTGGTCGGTCCCCGCTCCGACACGGTGCTCGCCATCGCGCTGGTACTGCTGGGCTGCGTCGCGTTCGACGTGGGCGTGCTGCTGGCCCGGCACCGCCCCGCGCTCCGCATCCGCTGGTCGCCGCCCGCGGCCTCGGTGGGCCGCCGGCGGCTCTACCTGCTGATCCTGCTCGCCTACGCGGGCAGCGGGCTGTTCATCGTCCAGCTCGGCGGCCCCGCCGTCTTCTTCGAGAGCCGCCAGGAGATCAGCGAGTCCATCGGGGCCAGCGGGGCGGGCGGCGGTGACGGCAATGTCGGCTCGGCATTCCTGCGCGGCTTCGGCACCGTACCGGCGCTGCTGGCGCTGCTCTTCCTGCTGCGCTGGCTGGTCACCTCCAAGGTGCCGCGGCGCAGCCCGGTGATCCTGCTGCTCCTGGCCGGGCTGGTGGTCGTCAACGCCGTCGTCAACAACCCGGTCTCCAACCCGCGGTACTGGTTCCTCACCGTCGCCTTCGCGATCCTCTTCACGGCCTTCCCCAAGAGCCCGGTGATGTACCGGACCTCGCTGGCTCTCGGAGTGATCGCGGCGCTGCTGCTCTTCCCCTTCATGGACCGCTTCCGGTACGACGAGGAGGGCCGCAAGGCCGTGGAGTCCTCCTCCTTCGTGGAGCCCCTGACGCTCAAGGACTACGACCAGATCGGCATGTTCGCCAACACGATCACCTTCGTCGACTCCGGCGCGGGCCACTCCTACGGGCGGCAACTGGCCGGAACGACGTTCTTCTTCGTGCCCCGCTCGCTCTGGGACGGCAAGCCCCTGGACTCGGGGGTGCGGGTCGGGCAGTGGATGGGGATGACCAACACCAACCTCTCCTCGCCGCTCTGGGCGGAGCTGTGGCTCGACTTCGGCTCCGGCGGCATGGTGGCCGGCTTCCTGGGGCTGGGCTATCTCTGCGCCCGCGGCGACCGGCGGTACGCCCTGCGCACGGTGGACGACGAACGGCCGGGCAACATCACCGCGGCCGTCATCCCGCTGATCGCCGGCTACTCCTTCATCCTGCTCCGGGGCCCGCTGCTGCAGGCCGCCGGGCGCATCGGGATCGCGCTGTTCTGCCTGGCCCTGGTGACGACGTTCCGCTCGGACGTCCGGAAACTGCTGCGGTAG
- a CDS encoding glycosyltransferase, with amino-acid sequence MKVLHAVTLHTPTNDFGGPTRVALNLSRGLRRRGVDARITALGDRFDGPLPDTVEGVPAWLYQARHVLPAFEVSGITSPALLARAHRMVRGADVVHVHLMRDLITLPIALIALRCGTPLVLQTHGMIDPTEKRVAQLVDVLGLRKVLREADAVLHLTEMEREDVAAVIAPDPLRHTHRLVNGVQPQERRPATTGDRPPTVLYLARVQARKRPEDFISAMPVVLAKYPEARFVLAGPDTGPLADEMLALAARLGVADSVEYVGPLGHTEVLEQLRRSDVYVLPSVVEPFAVSILEAMSVGLPVVVTKTGGLSPDVAEAGAGRVVDSRPDADNGPLVGQAILELLDPAANAEASGAAHRLIHDKFSIDAVVEDLHGVYEEVIARHGR; translated from the coding sequence GTGAAGGTCCTGCACGCGGTCACGCTGCACACACCGACCAATGACTTCGGCGGTCCCACCCGCGTCGCGCTGAACCTCTCACGAGGGCTGCGGCGGCGTGGCGTGGACGCCCGGATCACCGCGCTCGGCGACCGCTTCGACGGCCCGCTGCCCGACACCGTCGAGGGGGTGCCCGCCTGGCTGTACCAGGCCCGGCACGTGCTGCCGGCCTTCGAGGTCAGCGGCATCACCTCACCGGCCCTGCTCGCCCGCGCGCACCGCATGGTGAGGGGCGCCGACGTCGTCCACGTCCATCTGATGCGGGATCTCATCACGCTGCCCATCGCGCTGATCGCGCTGCGCTGCGGCACCCCGCTGGTCCTGCAGACGCACGGCATGATCGACCCGACCGAGAAGCGCGTCGCCCAGCTCGTCGACGTCCTGGGCCTGCGCAAGGTGCTGCGCGAGGCCGACGCCGTCCTGCATCTGACGGAGATGGAGCGGGAGGACGTGGCGGCGGTCATCGCACCCGACCCGCTGCGCCACACCCACCGGCTGGTCAACGGCGTCCAGCCGCAGGAGCGCCGCCCCGCCACCACCGGGGACCGGCCGCCGACCGTGCTCTATCTGGCCCGCGTCCAGGCCCGCAAGCGGCCGGAGGACTTCATCTCCGCCATGCCCGTGGTCCTCGCCAAGTACCCCGAGGCGCGCTTCGTGCTCGCCGGGCCGGACACCGGCCCGCTGGCCGACGAGATGCTGGCCCTGGCGGCCCGGCTGGGGGTGGCGGACTCGGTGGAGTACGTGGGCCCGCTCGGCCACACCGAGGTCCTGGAGCAGCTGCGCCGCTCCGACGTCTACGTCCTGCCGTCCGTGGTGGAGCCCTTCGCCGTCTCCATCCTGGAGGCCATGTCGGTGGGGCTCCCCGTGGTCGTCACCAAGACCGGCGGGCTGTCGCCGGACGTGGCGGAGGCGGGCGCCGGACGGGTCGTGGACAGCCGCCCCGACGCCGACAACGGGCCGCTGGTCGGGCAGGCGATCCTGGAACTGCTGGACCCGGCCGCCAACGCCGAGGCCTCCGGGGCCGCGCACCGCCTGATCCACGACAAGTTCTCCATCGACGCGGTCGTCGAGGACCTGCACGGGGTGTACGAGGAGGTCATCGCCCGGCACGGACGATGA
- a CDS encoding glycosyltransferase family 2 protein, giving the protein MSAKLPIVVAIPTKNEAENIAAAVGSVMGHFEAVVVVDSDSTDDTRKIASGLGAEIVPYEWDGKYPKKKQWCLDHVRPEIPWMLFLDGDETPSPALLAELRQVFSEPVAEAAFDIPLGYWFAGQRLRHGYTIVKRALMDRNRCYFPVLGDLDAPGMGEQEGHYQPIAESVRRLRSPIEHEDLDPVRTWFDRHNRYSDWEAWLELHPEVREEIRLAKTRQGQLFHKAPFKPLVSFGYAYFYKLGFLDGRAGLDYALAMSFYRWQIGLKTREGRRTGRTG; this is encoded by the coding sequence GTGAGCGCCAAACTCCCCATCGTCGTGGCGATTCCGACCAAGAACGAGGCGGAGAACATCGCCGCCGCCGTCGGTTCCGTCATGGGCCACTTCGAGGCGGTGGTCGTGGTCGACTCGGACAGTACCGACGACACCCGCAAGATCGCCTCCGGACTCGGCGCGGAGATCGTGCCGTACGAGTGGGACGGCAAGTACCCCAAGAAGAAGCAGTGGTGCCTCGACCACGTCCGCCCGGAGATCCCCTGGATGCTCTTCCTGGACGGCGACGAGACGCCGAGCCCGGCGCTGCTGGCGGAGCTGCGGCAGGTCTTTTCCGAGCCGGTGGCGGAGGCGGCCTTCGACATCCCGCTGGGCTACTGGTTCGCCGGGCAGCGGCTGCGGCACGGCTACACCATCGTCAAGCGGGCCCTGATGGACCGCAACCGCTGCTACTTCCCCGTGCTCGGCGATCTCGACGCGCCGGGCATGGGCGAGCAGGAGGGCCACTACCAGCCGATCGCGGAGTCGGTGCGGCGGCTGCGCTCCCCCATCGAGCACGAGGATCTGGACCCGGTCCGCACCTGGTTCGACCGGCACAACCGGTACTCCGACTGGGAGGCGTGGCTGGAGCTCCACCCGGAGGTGCGGGAGGAGATCCGGCTGGCCAAGACCCGGCAGGGGCAGCTCTTCCACAAGGCGCCGTTCAAGCCGCTGGTGTCGTTCGGCTACGCCTACTTCTACAAGCTCGGTTTCCTCGACGGGCGGGCCGGTCTGGACTACGCCCTGGCGATGAGCTTCTACCGGTGGCAGATCGGGCTCAAGACGCGGGAGGGCCGGCGCACGGGGCGCACCGGCTGA
- a CDS encoding LamG-like jellyroll fold domain-containing protein: MRTVGVYTAALSLAAASLTGLGTVTAAPAAALTPPVGITADDLPTWQTNGIVWAMAEAGGVVFAGGTFSAVRPPGTSAGSSQEQQAVNFTALDAATGAPTDCELSFTVGSGSATVRALAVSPDEETLYAGGFFGAVNGVPVSSLAAIDIDTCTPRTDFRPSVNATVRALAATDGAVYLGGDFQTVGGQSRSRFAAVSTGGDVLPWRADADEPGRAVEVTPDGETVVLGGDFFTVNDEDSHALAAVDASTGAVEKSYPLGFFPQTSVVKDIFADASGVYSASEGSGGGVFDGRVAYDLGTLDQRWRDTCLGATQSVQTHQDVLYSGSHAHDCSSMGAFPNQERYHLLAQSVNDPELLGWFPDTNDGLGEMIGPRTMAVSSSGGRDFLWVGGEFTTVNGDGQQGLTRFADSPDTGAPPVPQTEASSTAPGSVTVRWQPSVDLDDSELTYRVYRNGSSTPVHTVSASSKPWSQPQLTFTDTDVTPGSTYTYRVSASDGTNTSSLSPPRSVTPALAPEAYAEKVRADGAELYWRYDEPSGTFAADASDSQSAGIHRGGPARAVTPGAVPGTGTAVGHDGVDSYTYSDKRRPRPDAYSIETWFKTDTTAGGMLAGFGDRILQNSSRHDKHVYMTDSGRLIFGVTSGWTRTITTPGSYNDGEWHHVVATQGSNGMRLYVDGQLRASNLLVVSSRDFEGYWRFGGDNLRGFPSRPSSDYFAGQLDESAVYPGVLSSAQIEEHHELGTAPSDTVTAVQPVADTYVNQQAASTNYGGTGQLAVRGSTAYEAYLRFPLPEAPAGQVLKAAALRVQLTSDSFAGSGDPARIVPVTGAWTETGTTYTGRPELSSTVLGTLTGATTPQGTYSTLLDTAELASRLGQDLDIALTGDGTDSLWLSSREAPGTAGDPTLLLTFGAP, from the coding sequence ATGCGCACAGTGGGGGTCTACACGGCTGCCTTGTCTTTGGCGGCCGCATCGCTGACGGGACTGGGGACGGTGACGGCGGCGCCGGCCGCCGCCCTCACCCCGCCCGTCGGCATCACCGCCGACGATCTGCCGACCTGGCAGACGAACGGCATCGTCTGGGCGATGGCGGAGGCCGGCGGGGTCGTCTTCGCCGGCGGTACGTTCTCGGCCGTCAGACCGCCGGGTACGTCCGCCGGCAGCAGCCAGGAGCAGCAGGCGGTGAACTTCACCGCCCTCGACGCCGCGACCGGCGCGCCGACGGACTGCGAGCTGTCCTTCACGGTCGGCTCGGGCAGCGCGACCGTCCGGGCGCTGGCGGTCTCGCCCGACGAGGAGACGCTCTACGCGGGTGGCTTCTTCGGCGCGGTCAACGGCGTCCCGGTCAGCAGCCTGGCCGCGATCGACATCGACACCTGCACACCGCGGACCGACTTCAGGCCCTCGGTCAACGCCACCGTCCGGGCCCTGGCCGCCACGGACGGCGCCGTCTACCTGGGCGGCGACTTCCAGACCGTGGGCGGCCAGTCGCGGAGCCGCTTCGCCGCCGTCTCCACCGGCGGTGACGTCCTGCCGTGGCGGGCCGACGCGGACGAGCCCGGCCGGGCCGTCGAGGTGACCCCCGACGGCGAAACGGTCGTGCTCGGCGGCGACTTCTTCACCGTCAACGACGAGGACTCGCACGCGCTGGCGGCCGTGGACGCCTCCACCGGAGCGGTCGAGAAGAGCTACCCGCTCGGCTTCTTCCCGCAGACCTCCGTGGTGAAGGACATCTTCGCGGACGCCTCGGGCGTCTACTCGGCCAGCGAGGGCAGCGGCGGCGGCGTCTTCGACGGGCGCGTCGCCTACGATCTCGGCACCCTCGACCAGCGCTGGCGGGACACCTGCCTGGGCGCCACCCAGTCCGTCCAGACCCACCAGGACGTCCTCTACAGCGGCTCGCACGCGCACGACTGCAGCAGCATGGGCGCCTTCCCCAACCAGGAGCGCTACCACCTGCTGGCCCAGTCGGTGAACGATCCGGAGCTGCTCGGCTGGTTCCCGGACACCAACGACGGCCTCGGCGAGATGATCGGGCCGCGCACCATGGCCGTCTCCTCGTCCGGCGGCCGGGACTTCCTCTGGGTCGGCGGCGAGTTCACCACCGTCAACGGCGACGGCCAGCAGGGCCTGACGCGCTTCGCCGACAGCCCCGACACGGGCGCGCCGCCGGTGCCGCAGACCGAGGCGTCGAGCACCGCGCCGGGTTCGGTCACGGTCCGCTGGCAGCCGAGCGTCGACCTCGACGACAGCGAGCTGACCTACCGCGTGTACCGCAACGGCTCGTCCACACCGGTGCACACCGTCAGCGCCTCCTCCAAGCCGTGGTCGCAGCCGCAGCTGACGTTCACCGACACCGACGTCACCCCGGGCTCCACCTACACCTACCGGGTCAGTGCGAGCGACGGCACCAACACCAGCTCCCTCTCGCCCCCGCGGTCGGTCACCCCGGCCCTCGCCCCCGAGGCGTACGCGGAGAAGGTGCGCGCCGACGGCGCCGAGCTGTACTGGCGCTACGACGAGCCGTCCGGCACCTTCGCCGCCGACGCCTCCGACTCGCAGAGCGCCGGCATCCACCGCGGCGGCCCGGCCCGCGCCGTCACCCCGGGCGCCGTCCCCGGTACCGGCACGGCCGTCGGCCACGACGGCGTCGACTCGTACACCTACAGCGACAAGCGGCGGCCCCGGCCGGACGCCTACTCCATCGAGACCTGGTTCAAGACGGACACCACGGCCGGCGGCATGCTCGCCGGTTTCGGCGACCGGATCCTGCAGAACAGCTCCCGGCACGACAAGCACGTCTACATGACCGACTCCGGCCGGCTGATCTTCGGCGTCACCAGCGGCTGGACGCGGACCATCACCACCCCGGGCTCGTACAACGACGGCGAGTGGCACCACGTCGTCGCCACCCAGGGCAGCAACGGGATGCGCCTCTACGTGGACGGACAGCTGCGGGCCAGCAACCTGCTGGTCGTCAGCAGCCGGGACTTCGAGGGCTACTGGCGCTTCGGCGGCGACAATCTGCGCGGCTTCCCGAGCCGCCCGAGCAGCGACTACTTCGCCGGGCAGCTGGACGAGTCCGCCGTGTACCCGGGCGTGCTCAGCTCCGCGCAGATCGAGGAGCACCACGAGCTGGGCACGGCGCCCTCGGACACCGTGACCGCGGTGCAGCCGGTGGCCGACACCTACGTCAACCAGCAGGCGGCGAGCACCAACTACGGCGGCACCGGGCAGCTCGCGGTGCGCGGCTCCACGGCGTACGAGGCGTATCTGCGCTTCCCGCTGCCGGAGGCGCCGGCGGGCCAGGTGCTCAAGGCGGCCGCGCTGCGGGTGCAGCTGACCTCCGACTCGTTCGCCGGTTCCGGGGACCCGGCCCGGATCGTCCCCGTCACCGGCGCGTGGACCGAGACCGGCACCACCTACACCGGCCGCCCCGAGCTGTCCTCAACCGTCCTGGGCACACTGACCGGGGCCACCACCCCGCAGGGCACCTACTCCACCCTGCTGGACACGGCCGAACTGGCCTCCCGGCTCGGCCAGGACCTGGACATCGCCCTGACGGGTGACGGCACCGACAGCCTGTGGCTCTCCTCCCGGGAGGCCCCGGGGACCGCCGGTGACCCCACCCTGCTGCTGACCTTCGGGGCACCGTGA
- the gmd gene encoding GDP-mannose 4,6-dehydratase, with protein sequence MNTNDTAQPGGRTALITGVTGQDGSYLAELLLSKGYTVHGLIRRSSSFNTERLDHIYQGPQEPGRTLVLHHADLSDGVALVNLLRDLRPDEVYNLGAQSHVRVSFDAPLYTGDVTGMGSLRLLEAIRASGIDTRIYQASSSEMFGSAPPPQNERTPFHPRSPYGCAKVFGYWATVNYREAYGLYAVNGILFNHESPRRGETFVTRKITRAVARIKAGLQDRLYLGNLDAVRDWGYAPEYVEAMWRMLQRDEPDDYVVATGQAGSVREFVETAFSAAGLDWSEHVRFDPKYERPSEVDALIGDASKAESLLGWKARVMWPELARIMVDADRTQLESELSGTAVRIDR encoded by the coding sequence ATGAACACGAACGACACCGCGCAGCCCGGGGGCAGAACCGCGCTGATCACCGGCGTCACCGGGCAGGACGGCTCCTATCTGGCCGAACTGCTGCTGTCGAAGGGCTATACCGTCCACGGCCTGATCCGCCGGTCCTCGTCGTTCAACACCGAACGCCTGGACCACATCTACCAGGGCCCGCAGGAGCCGGGCCGCACCCTCGTCCTGCACCACGCGGACCTCTCGGACGGGGTGGCGCTCGTCAACCTCCTCCGCGATCTGCGGCCGGACGAGGTCTACAACCTGGGCGCGCAGTCGCACGTCCGGGTCTCCTTCGACGCCCCGCTCTACACCGGCGACGTGACGGGCATGGGCTCCCTGCGGCTGCTGGAGGCCATCCGGGCCAGCGGGATCGACACCCGCATCTACCAGGCCTCGTCCTCGGAGATGTTCGGCTCCGCCCCGCCGCCGCAGAACGAGCGGACGCCGTTCCACCCGCGCAGCCCCTACGGCTGCGCCAAGGTCTTCGGCTACTGGGCCACCGTCAACTACCGGGAGGCATACGGCCTCTACGCGGTCAACGGCATCCTCTTCAACCACGAGTCCCCGCGCCGCGGCGAGACCTTCGTGACCCGCAAGATCACCCGCGCGGTGGCCCGGATCAAGGCGGGCCTGCAGGACCGGCTCTACCTCGGCAATCTCGACGCGGTGCGGGACTGGGGCTACGCCCCGGAGTACGTCGAGGCGATGTGGCGGATGCTCCAGCGCGACGAGCCGGACGACTACGTGGTGGCCACCGGGCAGGCCGGCAGCGTACGGGAGTTCGTGGAGACGGCGTTCTCCGCCGCCGGTCTGGACTGGTCGGAGCACGTCCGCTTCGACCCCAAGTACGAACGCCCGAGCGAGGTCGACGCGCTCATCGGGGACGCCTCCAAGGCGGAGTCGCTGCTCGGGTGGAAGGCGCGCGTGATGTGGCCGGAACTCGCCCGGATCATGGTGGACGCCGACCGGACCCAGCTGGAATCGGAACTCTCCGGCACCGCCGTGCGCATCGACCGGTGA